A region of Mugil cephalus isolate CIBA_MC_2020 chromosome 3, CIBA_Mcephalus_1.1, whole genome shotgun sequence DNA encodes the following proteins:
- the LOC125005084 gene encoding RNA guanine-N7 methyltransferase activating subunit-like, with translation MTETTETQQSYEELFAYRFTSEDPEYQQYVNRPADPPPVVEDWRGRGGGSHRGRDNRYQDRRGHGGRGWGRDRGWRGDHRGQQSWQDRDRDRDRERHGGHGSGSGYQSGPPSSNQGYNSYHQRPHHDRY, from the exons ATGACCGAGACCACTGAAACTCAACAGAGCTATGAGGAGCTGTTTGCCTACAGATTTACGTCGGAGGATCCTGAATACCAGCAGTACGTGAACCGTCCAGCCGACCCCCCACCCGTAGTCGAGGACTGGAGGGGTCGCGGAGGAGGAAGCCACAGAGGCAGGGATAACAG GTACCAGGACCGGCGTGGACACGGAGGCCGTGGTTGGGGAAGAGACCGGGGTTGGAGAGGGGACCATCGTGGGCAGCAGTCCTggcaggacagggacagggacagagacagagaaaggcaCGGGGGGCATGGAAGTGGAAGTGGGTATCAGTCAGGGCCTCCAAGCTCCAACCAGGGGTACAACTCCTATCATCAGAGGCCACATCATGACCGCTACTGA